In Pseudonocardia sp. C8, one genomic interval encodes:
- a CDS encoding MCE family protein yields MAQPGQKRPVLVATIGLVTVVALTLGAFNFEAIFSGATHYTAEFPEAAGLQANDRVTVAGVEAGRVQTVELEGDHVRVEFSVDDAWIGNRTTASIEIATLLGSKYLALDPRGDAEQDPDEPIGRDRTRSPFDVVDAFNGLSGTIDQLDTGQLATSLTTLADTFRGTPPEIRGALDGLSRLSTTISSRDAELKRLLANTRQLSATLAERRGDVVKLINDGNLLLGELQRRKEAIANLLAGVHQLSVQLRGLVADNQEQLRPALETLDKVLAVLEKNRDNLGEIIDKEAVFLRVFGNALGNGRWFDNYVCGLVPPAIPFGGDCK; encoded by the coding sequence ATGGCACAGCCCGGGCAGAAGCGGCCGGTCCTGGTCGCCACGATCGGTCTCGTGACCGTCGTGGCGCTGACCCTGGGGGCGTTCAACTTCGAGGCGATCTTCTCCGGGGCGACCCACTACACCGCGGAGTTCCCGGAGGCGGCTGGCCTGCAGGCCAACGACCGGGTCACGGTCGCGGGCGTCGAGGCCGGCCGGGTGCAGACCGTCGAGCTCGAGGGCGACCACGTGCGCGTCGAGTTCAGCGTCGACGACGCCTGGATCGGCAACCGGACGACGGCCTCGATCGAGATCGCGACCCTGCTCGGCTCCAAGTACCTCGCGCTGGACCCGCGCGGGGACGCCGAGCAGGACCCGGACGAGCCGATCGGCCGCGACCGCACCCGGTCGCCGTTCGACGTGGTGGACGCGTTCAACGGCCTCTCCGGCACGATCGACCAGCTCGACACCGGGCAGCTGGCGACCAGCCTCACCACGCTCGCCGACACCTTCCGCGGGACCCCGCCGGAGATCCGCGGAGCCCTGGACGGCCTGTCCCGGCTCTCCACGACCATCTCCAGCCGGGACGCGGAGCTGAAGCGGCTGCTGGCCAACACCCGGCAGCTGTCGGCCACGCTGGCCGAGCGCCGCGGCGACGTCGTCAAGCTGATCAACGACGGCAACCTGCTGCTCGGCGAGCTGCAGCGGCGCAAGGAGGCGATCGCGAACCTGCTGGCCGGGGTGCACCAGCTCTCCGTGCAGCTGCGCGGCCTCGTCGCCGACAACCAGGAGCAGCTGCGGCCCGCCCTGGAGACCCTGGACAAGGTGCTCGCGGTGCTCGAGAAGAACCGCGACAACCTCGGCGAGATCATCGACAAGGAAGCGGTGTTCCTCCGCGTGTTCGGCAACGCGCTCGGCAACGGCCGCTGGTTCGACAACTACGTCTGCGGGCTCGTCCCGCCGGCCATCCCGTTCGGGGGTGACTGCAAGTGA
- a CDS encoding ATP-binding cassette domain-containing protein: MTGVEVKVEGLTKSFGRANIWSDVTLTLPPGEVSVLLGPSGTGKSVFLKCLIGLLKPEEGSIVINGVDLVRCSESELYEIRKLFGVLFQDGALFGSMNLYDNIAFPLREHTRKSESQIRDIVMEKMEMVGLMGAEGKLPGEISGGMRKRAGLARALVLDPKIVLFDEPDSGLDPVRTAYLNQLIIDLNAQTDSTFLIVTHDINSAQTVPDNMGLLYRKHLAMFGPREVLLTSEEPVVAQFLNGRREGPIGMSEEKDAAQAAREMEEAGELEGLPPMKPQLEASTGMPDRQAVHRRRERVMAMLHELPEPAQRAIRESYDQDPAPAWGPPSDGTTREVAREQAGPAPDDRPTDVHPAVTDDPAAGRHQLADGER, encoded by the coding sequence GTGACCGGTGTCGAGGTGAAGGTCGAGGGGCTCACGAAGTCCTTCGGCCGGGCCAACATCTGGTCGGACGTCACGCTGACCCTGCCTCCGGGTGAGGTGTCGGTGCTGCTGGGTCCGTCCGGCACCGGCAAGTCGGTGTTCCTCAAGTGCCTGATCGGGCTGCTCAAGCCGGAAGAGGGCTCGATCGTCATCAACGGCGTGGACCTGGTCCGGTGCTCGGAGTCCGAGCTCTACGAGATCCGCAAGCTGTTCGGCGTCCTGTTCCAGGACGGCGCGCTGTTCGGGTCGATGAACCTCTACGACAACATCGCGTTCCCGCTGCGCGAGCACACCCGCAAGTCCGAGTCGCAGATCCGCGACATCGTGATGGAGAAGATGGAGATGGTCGGCCTCATGGGGGCCGAGGGCAAGCTGCCCGGCGAGATCTCCGGGGGTATGCGCAAGCGGGCGGGGCTGGCCCGGGCGCTGGTGCTCGATCCGAAGATCGTCCTGTTCGACGAGCCGGACTCCGGTCTGGACCCGGTCCGGACCGCGTACCTGAACCAGTTGATCATCGATCTGAACGCGCAGACCGATTCCACGTTCCTGATCGTCACCCACGACATCAACTCGGCGCAGACGGTCCCGGACAACATGGGGCTGCTCTACCGCAAGCACCTGGCCATGTTCGGGCCGCGCGAGGTGCTGCTGACCAGCGAGGAGCCGGTGGTGGCGCAGTTCCTCAACGGCCGCCGCGAGGGCCCGATCGGCATGTCCGAGGAGAAGGATGCCGCGCAGGCCGCCCGGGAGATGGAGGAGGCGGGCGAGCTGGAGGGCCTGCCCCCGATGAAGCCCCAGCTCGAGGCCTCGACCGGGATGCCGGACCGGCAGGCGGTGCACCGGCGCCGGGAACGGGTGATGGCGATGCTGCACGAGCTGCCCGAGCCCGCTCAGCGCGCGATCCGCGAGTCCTACGACCAGGACCCTGCGCCGGCGTGGGGCCCACCGAGCGACGGCACGACCCGCGAGGTCGCGCGCGAGCAGGCCGGCCCGGCCCCCGACGACCGCCCCACCGACGTGCACCCAGCGGTCACCGACGACCCCGCGGCCGGCCGGCACCAGCTCGCGGACGGTGAACGGTGA
- a CDS encoding MCE family protein, translating into MSSWAHDRRQIQFVALVAVAAVLAAGAIWLIGSGGGRPVTAYFTSSAALFEDNDVRVLGVPVGKVDRITPEGDRVRVDMTITDDDVRLPADVKAAVISPSLVTGRYVQLTPVWTGGPEWNGEPIPLERTAFPLGVDDLTRTATELSRALGPQGANSQGALNDALNVAAQNVDGNGRALNTTIRNLGGLSATLNGSSEDLFGTVTELQKFVATLRENDPGVRELNGKLADVTGFLAGQRGELGGALHELSFALGEVAAFVKDNRATLKSNVDKLASVSQEVVDHQRALAEVADTGPAALSNLTNIYNGSSQTLDTRANINELAMPAPVLLCKILQAKQVPLPTEGPDAPIGTMCNGLADVVNGAVPMPTPQEIINQLQQGGTPNPAMPQLMHGSPLSLTDPGSQLQAPASPPPAGGPAPAPGAAPPPAATPAPEATPTPVPEPEERGGGGLFGLFGGGS; encoded by the coding sequence GTGAGCTCCTGGGCCCACGACCGGCGCCAGATCCAGTTCGTCGCCCTGGTGGCCGTGGCCGCCGTGCTGGCGGCCGGCGCGATCTGGCTGATCGGCTCCGGTGGCGGCCGGCCGGTCACGGCGTACTTCACCAGCTCGGCGGCGCTGTTCGAGGACAACGACGTCCGGGTGCTCGGCGTCCCGGTCGGCAAGGTCGACCGGATCACGCCGGAGGGCGACCGGGTGCGGGTCGACATGACCATCACCGACGACGACGTGCGGCTGCCGGCCGACGTCAAGGCCGCGGTGATCTCGCCCAGCCTGGTCACCGGCCGCTACGTGCAGCTCACCCCGGTCTGGACCGGGGGACCGGAGTGGAACGGCGAGCCGATCCCGCTGGAGCGCACCGCGTTCCCGCTCGGCGTCGACGACCTGACCCGGACCGCGACCGAGCTGTCCCGGGCGCTGGGCCCGCAGGGCGCGAACTCCCAGGGCGCCCTGAACGACGCCCTGAACGTGGCCGCGCAGAACGTCGACGGCAACGGCCGTGCCCTGAACACCACGATCCGCAACCTCGGCGGGCTCTCGGCGACGCTCAACGGGTCCAGCGAGGACCTGTTCGGCACGGTCACCGAGCTGCAGAAGTTCGTCGCCACGCTGCGCGAGAACGACCCGGGCGTGCGCGAGCTGAACGGCAAGCTCGCCGACGTCACCGGCTTCCTCGCCGGCCAGCGCGGCGAGCTCGGCGGGGCGCTGCACGAGCTGTCCTTCGCCCTCGGCGAGGTCGCCGCCTTCGTCAAGGACAACCGGGCCACGCTGAAGTCGAACGTGGACAAGCTGGCGAGCGTCAGCCAGGAGGTCGTGGACCACCAGCGGGCGCTGGCCGAGGTCGCGGACACCGGCCCGGCCGCGCTGAGCAACCTGACCAACATCTACAACGGCTCGTCGCAGACCCTGGACACCCGCGCGAACATCAACGAGCTCGCGATGCCGGCGCCGGTGCTGCTGTGCAAGATCCTGCAGGCCAAGCAGGTTCCGCTCCCGACCGAAGGGCCGGACGCGCCGATCGGGACGATGTGCAACGGGCTCGCGGACGTCGTCAACGGGGCGGTCCCGATGCCCACCCCGCAGGAGATCATCAACCAGCTCCAGCAGGGCGGCACCCCGAACCCGGCGATGCCGCAGCTGATGCACGGCTCCCCGCTGTCGCTCACGGACCCGGGCTCGCAGCTGCAGGCCCCGGCGTCGCCGCCGCCCGCAGGCGGTCCGGCCCCGGCCCCGGGCGCCGCGCCGCCACCCGCGGCCACGCCCGCCCCCGAGGCGACGCCGACACCCGTGCCGGAACCCGAGGAACGCGGCGGCGGCGGACTCTTCGGCCTGTTCGGAGGTGGATCGTGA
- a CDS encoding TetR/AcrR family transcriptional regulator: MARRAGRQVAAEQYFASAMTILGRDGAAGLKIGPLCRSLGVTSGSFYHHFGSWAGFVRGLLQHWEDEQTGRVVELARATSDPLERLRVVRRLAVELHHGAEVAIRAWAQLDPEVGRAQSRVDVQRRIALEQVIGDLVASREDAHRLAVLGYSLLVGFQQTCSPGDRELLGRMFDDFQGLVLAHAAPHGTR, encoded by the coding sequence ATGGCCAGGAGAGCGGGCCGCCAGGTGGCCGCCGAGCAGTACTTCGCGTCCGCAATGACCATCCTCGGCCGAGACGGGGCCGCCGGGCTGAAGATCGGCCCGCTGTGCCGATCGCTGGGCGTGACCAGTGGATCCTTCTACCACCACTTCGGCAGCTGGGCCGGCTTCGTGCGTGGGCTGTTGCAGCACTGGGAGGACGAGCAGACCGGCCGCGTCGTCGAGCTGGCCCGCGCGACCTCGGACCCGCTCGAACGGCTGCGGGTGGTGCGGCGGCTGGCCGTGGAGCTGCACCACGGGGCCGAGGTGGCGATCCGGGCCTGGGCCCAGCTCGACCCGGAGGTGGGCCGGGCGCAGTCCCGGGTGGACGTCCAGCGCCGGATCGCGCTCGAGCAGGTGATCGGCGATCTCGTCGCGAGCCGGGAGGACGCCCACCGGCTTGCCGTGCTCGGCTACTCCCTGCTCGTCGGGTTCCAGCAGACCTGCAGCCCGGGGGATCGTGAGCTGCTGGGGCGGATGTTCGACGACTTCCAGGGGCTCGTGCTGGCGCATGCTGCCCCGCACGGCACGCGGTGA
- a CDS encoding MCE family protein → MTGTRPERRGRAARVAALVTTVAVAAGGCGVIDGGLRGVSLPGGANLGDDPYPVQIEFPDVVDLVPQSVVRYGDVPVGAVESVEVEPNSWNAVVTVLVNRDVELPANATARVRTTSLLGEKFVALDRPAEPAAGSLADAGRIPVQSSGRAAEVEEVLGALSMLLNGGGVAQIRTIATELNNAMSGREPEIRALLHNLDQLVGSLDSSKEDINRALDGLDRLSATLAERRPQIRNALQNISPGLRELEAQRSQLVGMLKALDRLSGVATNVVNRSRDDVLADLEALRPVLRNLADSGQDLPDSLELLLTLPFTDAATDAVAGDYANLYVNVDLDLRVLVENMLRTNQLGLPLDPRQLAQLPPNAQLLTPLLGGQPPAAPAPGVPELPLLGPEQTTPAPPPEGAATPAPPPGSTSATPTPTPAPESGESRGGLLGGLFGGGS, encoded by the coding sequence GTGACCGGCACCCGTCCCGAGCGTCGCGGCCGGGCGGCCCGGGTCGCCGCGCTGGTCACCACGGTGGCGGTGGCCGCAGGCGGCTGCGGTGTGATCGACGGCGGCCTCCGGGGGGTCTCACTGCCCGGTGGCGCCAACCTGGGCGACGACCCGTACCCGGTGCAGATCGAGTTCCCGGACGTCGTCGACCTGGTGCCGCAGTCCGTCGTCCGGTACGGCGATGTCCCGGTCGGGGCCGTGGAGAGCGTCGAGGTCGAGCCGAACAGCTGGAACGCCGTGGTCACCGTCCTGGTGAACCGGGACGTCGAGCTGCCGGCCAACGCGACCGCCCGGGTGCGGACGACGTCGCTGCTCGGCGAGAAGTTCGTGGCCCTCGACCGCCCGGCCGAGCCGGCCGCGGGATCGCTGGCGGACGCCGGCCGGATCCCGGTGCAGTCCTCCGGGCGGGCGGCCGAGGTCGAGGAGGTGCTGGGCGCGCTGTCGATGCTGCTCAACGGTGGTGGCGTCGCGCAGATCCGGACGATCGCCACCGAGCTCAACAACGCGATGTCCGGCCGGGAGCCCGAGATCCGGGCCCTGCTCCACAACCTCGACCAGCTGGTCGGCTCGCTGGACTCCAGCAAGGAGGACATCAACCGGGCCCTCGACGGCCTCGACCGGCTGTCGGCGACGCTGGCCGAGCGCCGCCCGCAGATCCGCAACGCGCTGCAGAACATCAGCCCCGGCCTGCGGGAGCTGGAGGCCCAGCGCAGCCAGCTCGTCGGCATGCTCAAGGCGCTGGACCGGCTCTCCGGGGTCGCGACGAACGTGGTCAACCGGTCCCGCGACGACGTCCTCGCCGACCTCGAGGCCCTGCGGCCGGTGCTGCGCAACCTGGCCGACTCCGGGCAGGACCTGCCGGACTCGCTGGAGCTGCTGCTCACGCTCCCGTTCACCGACGCGGCCACCGACGCGGTCGCGGGCGACTACGCCAACCTCTACGTCAACGTCGACCTGGACCTGCGGGTCCTGGTGGAGAACATGCTCAGGACCAACCAGCTCGGGCTACCGCTGGACCCGCGCCAGCTCGCCCAGCTGCCGCCGAACGCGCAGCTGCTCACCCCGCTGCTCGGCGGGCAGCCGCCCGCCGCGCCGGCGCCCGGAGTGCCGGAGCTGCCGCTGCTCGGCCCGGAGCAGACGACCCCGGCCCCGCCGCCGGAAGGCGCCGCGACCCCGGCCCCGCCGCCCGGTTCGACGTCGGCGACGCCCACGCCCACCCCGGCACCGGAGTCCGGTGAATCCCGCGGCGGCCTGCTCGGCGGGCTCTTCGGAGGTGGATCGTGA
- a CDS encoding HNH endonuclease signature motif containing protein, with the protein MAEVLELIDRAAGLPPGPELATTLAELPWEKLPNDRLVEVLQARDRQLAHEHAGFYAGLVEISHAAALADLPENTAARAEAVVRSEDQFDWAAGEIAAGLTWTRARAERELGFATTLCQRLPWVFTALEEGRIDLAKARVLVDHLDPGTGDLTDEQARKLCDRFLPQAPGWTTAQLRDRLYRALLHLNPALRRRRYQRAVQARGLALYLDPHTGTATLTGTGLPADEAAAAAARLDRLAAACRRAGHPGTLAQISTDLYLGMLDGAFHGLTEAEIIDRLLACPRPEGQPTDTSTADTSTGESDTGESDTGESDTGEVGAGESGFEAADTASGTEANVDSATEIDSDADSDGCSEADVHSTARSDSGPGDSADGDPTGRDTGPGPATSTDPATKTGTGTGPRAGTGSRPAGGPSTGPAGDRPTGDRPPQDRAATDRWAHDRVATREGIELRVGLGTLAGRDDRPGDIPGLGPITAHTARIAATTQRRGARWIFAITDPDGYLLLAGPLRRRPRTRVPNDRNGPKPPGAPQTPRTPDTPDTPGAPGAPGAPGMPGTPNRSNSPNPPGAPPGAPPVRGGVVELHISLDELDRYATDPQLADWHPLLAEIAHAWADRDTRHARLDADPTARFARGPLATHIHVRDRTCIGPGCTRPARRSELDHTTDHDHGGPTVPANIGPCCGRHHTDKHRGWTLTQPQPARFCWTSPLGRTYRTRGEPVRPDLPDPEPTAPESQEHEQPGEQSAAEVDRDLRKHDTPLLRRPATNPPLPPPPKPQTKPDDEPPPF; encoded by the coding sequence ATGGCCGAGGTGCTGGAGCTGATCGACCGGGCAGCAGGATTGCCGCCCGGCCCGGAACTCGCCACCACCCTGGCCGAACTACCGTGGGAGAAGCTGCCCAACGACCGCCTGGTCGAGGTACTGCAGGCCCGCGACCGCCAGCTCGCCCACGAACACGCCGGGTTCTACGCCGGGCTGGTGGAGATCAGCCACGCGGCCGCGCTGGCCGACCTGCCCGAGAACACCGCCGCCCGGGCCGAGGCCGTTGTGCGCTCGGAAGACCAGTTCGACTGGGCCGCCGGGGAGATCGCCGCCGGGCTGACCTGGACCCGGGCCCGCGCCGAACGCGAGCTCGGGTTCGCCACCACCCTGTGCCAGCGGCTGCCGTGGGTGTTCACCGCGCTCGAGGAGGGTCGGATCGACCTGGCCAAGGCCCGGGTGCTGGTCGACCACCTCGACCCCGGCACCGGGGACCTCACCGACGAGCAGGCCCGGAAGCTGTGCGACCGGTTCCTGCCCCAGGCACCGGGGTGGACCACCGCCCAGCTGCGCGACCGGCTCTACCGGGCCCTGCTGCACCTGAACCCCGCCCTGCGCCGGCGCCGCTACCAGCGCGCCGTGCAAGCCCGCGGCCTGGCGCTCTACCTGGACCCGCACACCGGCACCGCCACCCTGACCGGCACCGGACTACCCGCCGACGAGGCCGCCGCCGCAGCCGCCCGCCTGGACCGGCTGGCCGCCGCCTGCCGGCGGGCCGGACACCCCGGCACCCTGGCCCAGATCAGCACGGACCTGTACCTGGGGATGCTCGACGGCGCCTTCCACGGCCTGACCGAGGCCGAGATCATCGACCGGCTCCTGGCCTGCCCACGCCCGGAAGGCCAGCCCACCGACACCAGCACCGCCGACACCAGCACCGGCGAGTCCGACACCGGTGAGTCCGACACCGGCGAGTCCGACACCGGCGAGGTCGGCGCGGGCGAGTCCGGCTTCGAGGCCGCTGACACCGCGTCCGGCACCGAGGCGAACGTCGACTCGGCCACCGAGATCGACTCGGATGCCGACTCCGACGGCTGCTCCGAAGCGGACGTCCACTCGACCGCCCGCTCCGACTCCGGTCCCGGCGACTCTGCTGACGGTGACCCCACCGGACGTGACACCGGACCCGGACCCGCCACCAGCACCGACCCCGCCACCAAGACCGGCACCGGAACCGGCCCTCGGGCCGGGACCGGCTCGCGCCCTGCCGGCGGACCGTCGACCGGCCCGGCCGGGGACCGGCCCACCGGAGATCGACCGCCCCAGGACCGGGCGGCCACCGACCGGTGGGCGCACGACCGGGTCGCCACCCGCGAAGGCATCGAACTCCGCGTCGGACTCGGCACCCTGGCCGGCCGCGACGACCGCCCCGGCGACATCCCCGGCCTCGGCCCGATCACCGCCCACACCGCCCGCATCGCCGCCACCACCCAACGCCGCGGCGCCCGCTGGATCTTCGCCATCACCGACCCGGACGGCTACCTGCTGCTGGCCGGGCCGTTGCGCCGCCGCCCCCGCACCCGCGTCCCGAACGACCGGAACGGCCCGAAACCACCGGGCGCGCCGCAGACACCGAGGACTCCGGACACACCGGACACACCGGGTGCGCCGGGTGCGCCGGGTGCGCCGGGTATGCCGGGCACGCCGAACCGCTCCAACTCGCCGAACCCGCCCGGCGCCCCGCCCGGTGCGCCGCCGGTGCGCGGCGGAGTCGTCGAACTCCACATCAGCCTCGACGAACTCGACCGCTACGCCACCGACCCCCAACTGGCCGACTGGCACCCACTGCTCGCCGAGATCGCCCACGCCTGGGCCGACCGCGACACCCGGCACGCCCGACTCGACGCCGACCCCACCGCCCGATTCGCCCGCGGACCACTGGCCACCCACATCCACGTCCGCGACCGCACCTGCATCGGCCCCGGCTGCACCCGCCCGGCCCGACGCTCCGAACTCGACCACACCACCGACCACGACCACGGCGGACCCACCGTGCCGGCCAACATCGGACCCTGCTGCGGCCGCCACCACACCGACAAACACCGCGGCTGGACCCTGACCCAACCCCAACCCGCCCGGTTCTGCTGGACCAGCCCCCTGGGACGCACCTACCGCACCCGCGGCGAACCCGTCCGCCCCGACCTCCCCGACCCCGAGCCGACCGCGCCCGAGTCGCAGGAGCACGAGCAGCCGGGCGAGCAGAGCGCCGCCGAAGTCGACCGGGACCTGCGGAAGCACGACACACCGCTGCTGCGGCGCCCGGCGACCAACCCGCCCCTGCCACCACCACCGAAACCGCAAACGAAGCCGGACGACGAGCCGCCACCGTTCTGA
- a CDS encoding ABC transporter permease, with protein MGLAVEIGRQSLRRPFQLRELVEQVWFVTKVSALPTALFTIPFGATIALLLGELTRQFGAQAQTGAGSVLAIVQQAAPIVTALLISGAGGSAVCADLGARTIREEIAAMEVLGISPIQRLVVPRVIAMAITAVVLNGLATCVGVAGGYFFNVIVQGGSPGAYINSFSAIAQVSDIVVSEIKAFLFGLVAGIVAAYRGLNPPPGAKGVGDAVNQAVVISFVLVFLINLVLTALYLELVPPKGF; from the coding sequence ATGGGGCTGGCCGTCGAGATCGGCCGGCAGTCGCTGCGGCGGCCGTTCCAGCTCCGCGAGCTCGTCGAGCAGGTCTGGTTCGTCACCAAGGTCTCGGCGCTGCCGACCGCGCTGTTCACCATCCCGTTCGGCGCGACGATCGCGCTGCTGCTCGGCGAGCTGACCCGCCAGTTCGGTGCCCAGGCCCAGACCGGCGCCGGCTCGGTGCTCGCGATCGTGCAGCAGGCCGCCCCGATCGTCACCGCACTGCTGATCTCCGGTGCGGGTGGCAGCGCGGTCTGCGCCGACCTCGGCGCCCGGACGATCCGCGAGGAGATCGCGGCGATGGAGGTGCTCGGCATCTCGCCGATCCAGCGCCTCGTCGTCCCCCGGGTGATCGCGATGGCGATCACCGCCGTCGTGCTGAACGGCCTGGCCACCTGCGTCGGCGTCGCGGGCGGCTACTTCTTCAACGTGATCGTCCAGGGCGGCTCGCCGGGCGCATACATCAACAGCTTCTCGGCGATCGCGCAGGTCTCGGACATCGTCGTCTCGGAGATCAAGGCGTTCCTGTTCGGCCTCGTCGCCGGGATCGTCGCCGCCTACCGCGGGCTGAACCCGCCGCCCGGCGCGAAGGGCGTCGGTGACGCGGTCAACCAGGCCGTCGTCATCTCGTTCGTCCTGGTCTTCCTGATCAACCTCGTCCTGACCGCCCTGTACCTCGAGCTCGTTCCGCCGAAGGGCTTCTGA
- a CDS encoding MCE family protein, giving the protein MRSKKRVLQGLAFVTVIAVLLGLSVAQYAGLFSSGVPVTLNVARVGAQMQERADVKVRGLIVGEVDEVTTDGATTSIRMSMNPDLIEQIPQNVQAQLLPKTLFGEKFVSLVPPAAPATTRLAAGDVIPEDRSQAALEVERVLDELLPLLQTVRPQDLATTLGALSQALQGRGDQLGQTLVELNRLTEGLNPAVPDLQEDIRQVADLSHNLSDAAPNLLAALDDLTVTSRTVVEKREGMRNLYRSVTGASDDLRAFLDANGENLIGVSRASRPTLESLARYSPEFPCLFGQLNDLIPKINNAIRPGTDRVGVNITLEIVANKGKYLPNQDEPEYLDDRGPRCYPIPTPEGTQYAPDGPFRDGSVPGPAPEGQPMGNPEDFGVETYGTYDGTDSWGEVQDQTAQNGGGALPPLTGALGQAGIQPSSFQGGHQSGAVDMGVANSPGEQRVVAELLAAHQGGPPQAVPAWSSTMVGPLLRGAEVTLT; this is encoded by the coding sequence ATGAGGTCGAAGAAGCGAGTGCTCCAGGGCCTGGCCTTCGTCACCGTCATCGCCGTGCTGCTCGGGCTGTCCGTCGCGCAGTACGCCGGCCTGTTCTCCTCGGGCGTCCCGGTGACGCTGAACGTCGCCCGGGTCGGCGCCCAGATGCAGGAGCGGGCCGACGTGAAGGTGCGCGGGCTGATCGTCGGCGAGGTCGACGAGGTCACCACCGACGGCGCCACCACCAGCATCCGGATGTCGATGAACCCGGACCTGATCGAGCAGATCCCGCAGAACGTCCAGGCACAGCTGCTGCCCAAGACGCTGTTCGGCGAGAAGTTCGTCTCGCTGGTCCCGCCGGCGGCCCCGGCCACGACCCGGCTGGCGGCCGGCGACGTGATCCCCGAGGACCGCAGCCAGGCCGCGCTCGAGGTCGAGCGGGTGCTCGACGAGCTGCTGCCGCTGCTGCAGACCGTCCGCCCGCAGGATCTCGCGACGACCCTCGGCGCGCTGTCCCAGGCCCTGCAGGGCCGTGGTGACCAGCTGGGCCAGACCCTGGTCGAGCTGAACCGGCTGACCGAGGGCCTCAACCCGGCCGTGCCCGACCTGCAGGAGGACATCCGCCAGGTCGCGGACCTCTCGCACAACCTGTCGGACGCCGCCCCGAACCTGCTCGCCGCGCTCGACGACCTGACCGTCACCAGCCGGACCGTCGTGGAGAAGCGCGAGGGCATGCGGAACCTGTACCGCTCGGTCACCGGGGCCTCGGACGACCTGCGGGCGTTCCTCGACGCGAACGGGGAGAACCTCATCGGGGTCTCCCGGGCGAGCCGCCCCACGCTGGAGTCCCTGGCCCGGTACTCGCCGGAGTTCCCGTGCCTGTTCGGCCAGCTCAACGACCTCATCCCGAAGATCAACAACGCGATCCGGCCGGGAACCGACCGGGTCGGCGTCAACATCACGCTGGAGATCGTCGCCAACAAGGGCAAGTACCTGCCGAACCAGGACGAGCCCGAGTACCTCGACGACCGGGGCCCGCGCTGCTACCCGATCCCGACCCCGGAGGGCACCCAGTACGCCCCGGACGGCCCGTTCCGCGACGGCTCGGTGCCCGGCCCGGCCCCGGAGGGCCAGCCGATGGGGAACCCGGAGGACTTCGGCGTGGAGACCTACGGGACCTACGACGGCACCGACAGCTGGGGTGAGGTCCAGGACCAGACCGCGCAGAACGGTGGGGGCGCGCTGCCCCCGCTGACCGGCGCGCTCGGCCAGGCCGGGATCCAGCCGTCGTCCTTCCAGGGCGGGCACCAGTCCGGCGCGGTCGACATGGGCGTCGCGAACTCGCCGGGCGAGCAGCGGGTCGTCGCCGAGCTGCTCGCGGCCCACCAGGGCGGCCCCCCGCAGGCCGTGCCGGCGTGGAGCAGCACGATGGTCGGCCCGCTGCTGCGCGGCGCGGAGGTGACGCTGACGTGA
- a CDS encoding ABC transporter permease, which yields MATMQLGARVRKAAQAPLNQLEELGDQLSLYIRSILWIPKTVVHYKKEVGRLLAEVSFGSGALIVILGTVGVMASLSLFVGSLVGLQGFRALDALGVEALTGFITAYFNTRDIAPLVAASALTATLGAGFTAQLGAMRISEEIDALEVMAVPSVPYLVTTRVVAGIIAIIPIYTLGLLASFAASRINVTMINGLPGGTYDHYFDLFLPVSDVLLSYLKVIIFATVIILIHCHYGYAAKGGPAGVGVAVGRAVRLSIVSTAVMDFFLTLVMFGTSTSVRVAG from the coding sequence ATGGCCACCATGCAACTGGGCGCGCGGGTCCGAAAGGCCGCACAGGCGCCGCTGAACCAGCTCGAGGAGCTGGGCGACCAGCTCTCGCTCTACATCCGGTCGATCCTGTGGATCCCCAAGACCGTGGTCCACTACAAGAAGGAGGTCGGCAGGCTGCTGGCCGAGGTCTCCTTCGGGTCCGGCGCGCTGATCGTCATCCTCGGCACGGTCGGCGTGATGGCGTCGCTGTCGCTGTTCGTCGGGTCGCTGGTGGGCCTGCAGGGCTTCCGGGCCCTCGACGCGCTCGGCGTCGAGGCCCTGACCGGCTTCATCACCGCCTACTTCAACACGCGCGACATCGCACCGCTGGTGGCCGCCTCGGCCCTCACCGCGACCCTCGGTGCCGGCTTCACCGCGCAGCTCGGCGCGATGCGGATCTCCGAGGAGATCGACGCGCTCGAGGTGATGGCGGTGCCCTCGGTGCCCTACCTGGTCACCACCCGGGTGGTCGCCGGGATCATCGCGATCATCCCGATCTACACGCTCGGCCTGCTGGCGAGCTTCGCCGCCTCCCGGATCAACGTCACGATGATCAACGGGCTGCCCGGCGGGACGTACGACCACTACTTCGACCTGTTCCTGCCGGTCAGCGACGTCCTGCTGTCCTACCTCAAGGTGATCATCTTCGCGACGGTGATCATCCTGATCCACTGCCACTACGGCTACGCGGCCAAGGGCGGCCCGGCCGGTGTGGGTGTCGCGGTGGGCCGCGCGGTCCGGTTGTCGATCGTCAGCACGGCGGTCATGGACTTCTTCCTGACCCTGGTCATGTTCGGCACGTCGACCTCGGTGCGGGTGGCCGGATGA